From the genome of Argentina anserina chromosome 4, drPotAnse1.1, whole genome shotgun sequence, one region includes:
- the LOC126792074 gene encoding uncharacterized protein LOC126792074, with the protein MGNYISCRLSANTGGGKHCRKSGAVTKVVVPSGEIRELNEPVKAAEVMLETPNFFLVNTKCLHMGRRFSALNADQDLEMGSVYVMFPMKRLNSTVTSSDMAALFLTAVATPKPRRKLSGGKVRVQPADNDHHHDQTPITNKMAWQEAVDEGPKINLDDIEDFSAPEFMHRLSMSRSKKPLLETITEEPFSVCSR; encoded by the coding sequence ATGGGCAACTACATCTCATGCAGGCTGTCAGCTAATACTGGAGGAGGAAAGCATTGCAGAAAATCAGGTGCAGTGACCAAGGTGGTGGTTCCGAGCGGCGAAATTAGAGAGTTGAATGAGCCGGTAAAGGCCGCGGAGGTGATGCTCGAGACCCCAAACTTCTTCCTGGTAAACACAAAGTGTCTCCATATGGGCAGGAGGTTCTCTGCTCTCAATGCCGATCAGGACTTGGAGATGGGCAGCGTTTACGTCATGTTTCCCATGAAGAGGCTCAACTCTACTGTCACATCGTCTGACATGGCTGCCTTGTTCCTCACCGCCGTTGCCACTCCAAAACCCAGACGGAAGCTTTCGGGTGGCAAGGTCAGGGTGCAGCCTGCTgacaatgatcatcatcacGATCAAACCCCGATCACTAATAAGATGGCGTGGCAAGAGGCAGTAGACGAGGGACCAAAGATAAATCTGGATGATATCGAAGACTTCTCGGCTCCAGAGTTCATGCATCGATTATCCATGAGTAGGTCTAAGAAGCCATTGTTGGAGACCATAACAGAAGAGCCTTTCAGTGTTTGTTCAAGGTGA
- the LOC126791867 gene encoding uncharacterized protein LOC126791867, with the protein MASSLPRLYNTPVQLYLNNSSNIRRTNMITQVKAHSYDEGRSSRRSSNNVDSNMSVLREKMEMVKMRVRLEKLSLKHHRQEQYGWNYANGYQCNDQLRRARARSRDFSSFFYLIRLVILTFGFTCSTATFSLFLVSLVINCTSQ; encoded by the exons ATGGCTTCCTCTCTCCCTCGTTTGTATAATACTCCAGTCCAGCTATATTTGAATAACAGCAGCAATATTCGTCGTACGAATATGATCACGCAAGTAAAGGCTCACAGCTATGACGAAG GAAGATCATCACGCAGAAGCAGCAATAACGTTGATTCAAATATGAGTGTTCTAAGAGAGAAGATGGAAATGGTTAAGATGAGGGTGAGACTTGAGAAACTAAGTCTCAAACATCATCGTCAAGAGCAATACGGTTGGAATTATGCAAACGGGTATCAATGTAATGACCAACTCAGAAGAGCAAGAGCAAGATCGAGAGACTTCTCAAGCTTCTTTTACCTCATACGTTTGGTCATTCTCACTTTTGGTTTTACTTGTTCTACTGCTACTTTTTCCCTTTTCCTTGTATCCCTAGTGATTAACTGCACAAGTCAATGA
- the LOC126790612 gene encoding uncharacterized protein LOC126790612: protein MAPGPIESALPESSSSEERSEVVVEDVRFKELRGVQWRLNLGILPLSSSVDDLRRVTADCRRRYARMRRRLLVDPPKDGSSSPDLAMDNPLSQNPESTWGRFFRNAELEKMVDQDLSRLYPEHGSYFQTPGCQGMLRRILLLWCLRHPECGYRQGMHELLAPLLYVLHVDVEGLSQVRKLYEDHFTDKFDDLSYDENDSTYNFDLKNLPDSMENEDSLKGDASKVKSLDELDPKIQTIVMLSDAYGAEGELGIILSEKFMEHDAYCMFDALMSGANGSLSMAEFFSPSPAVGSQTSLPPVIEASAALYHFLSLVDSSLHSHLVELGVEPQYFALRWLRVLFGREFSLANLLIIWDEIFIRDNLKLDKGGEDDAGSSFRILGSPRGAIISALAVSMLLHLRSSLLATENATACLQRLLNFPENIDLKKLIQKATSLQALALEKNCSSSFHSYMGPYEHGKSKAVRGHSLSIDSVSQKTPLSLVTESYWEEKWRVMQREEELRQDNLKKLVPSQKKRWTEKVRLTLSRSESDPSPAKRENGKKTPRFTVRRNLLEDLSRVLSSEEDIEKLVSHEDKSSSKTVVNKDGVSKDLTSANEDRCLNGNPADEENSPVSSYPASPLSGANDDPESEKSSVGSNLSVDENNDNPNDVNLQSVSEGSPHPVSDPPESVSIASESTNHSTRNSVTGKERKVLSGKFPRFWKLGWSAAGEGTSEKGSNAHDTTKSPRSDIGQIAASSSMAETSNSVSCKGETVDQNRTSTLRNLGDSMLDQIQVIESAFQQDHGVQLGSVENCSKNTLVGKGQVTAIAALKELRKISNLLSEM, encoded by the exons ATGGCGCCGGGACCCATTGAGTCAGCATTGCCGGAATCGTCTTCGTCGGAGGAGAGATctgaggtggtggtggaggatgTTCGTTTTAAGGAGCTGAGAGGAGTGCAATGGCGATTAAACCTTGGGATTTTGCCgctttcttcttctgttgatgATCTTCGCCGAGTTACAGCTGATTGCCGGAGAAG ATATGCTAGAATGAGAAGACGCCTTCTGGTTGATCCACCTAAGGATGGGAGTAGTTCTCCTGATCTTGCCATGGATAATCCACTGTCACAGAACCCAG AAAGTACCTGGGGTCGCTTCTTTCGGAATGCTGAGCTGGAGAAAATGGTTGACCAGGACTTATCACGCTTATATCCAGAACATGGGAGCTACTTCCAGACACCAGGATGCCAAGGCATGCTGAGAAGAATCTTGTTATTGTGGTGTCTTAGACATCCAGAGTGTGGTTACAGACAAG GAATGCATGAACTCTTGGCTCCCCTTTTGTATGTTCTACATGTTGATGTGGAGGGTCTATCTCAAGTGCGGAAGCTATATGAGGATCACTTCACCGATAAATTTGATGATCTATCATATGATGAAAATGATTCGACTTAcaattttgatttaaaaaacCTTCCTGATTCCATGGAAAATGAGGATAGCTTGAAGGGAGATGCATCAAAAGTTAAAAGTCTTGATGAGCTTGATCCCAAGATACAGACCATTGTAATGCTCAGTGATGCTTATGGTGCTGAAGGTGAATTGGGTATTATCTTATCCGAGAAATTTATGGAACATGATGCGTACTGCATGTTTGATGCTTTGATGAGTGGGGCAAATGGTTCCCTTTCTATGGCTGAATTCTTCTCTCCCTCCCCTGCTGTTGGATCTCAGACTAGCTTACCTCCTGTCATTGAAGCATCTGCTGCATTGTATCATTTTCTGTCTCTTGTTGATTCATCTCTACACAGCCACCTTGTCGAGCTTGGTGTTGAACCCCAGTATTTTGCACTCCGTTGGTTAAGGGTGTTATTTGGACGTGAATTTTCTCTTGCAAATCTATTGATAATTTGGGATGAGATATTTATACGTGATAATCTTAAATTAGACAAAGGGGGTGAAGATGATGCAGGATCCAGCTTTAGAATTCTTGGTTCACCTAGAGGAGCAATAATTTCAGCCCTGGCAGTTTCCATGTTACTTCATTTGAGATCTTCCCTTCTTGCGACTGAGAATGCAACTGCATGTCTTCAACGGTTGTTAAACTTTCCTGAGAATATTGATTTAAAGAAACTGATACAGAAAGCAACGTCGTTGCAGGCTCTTGCTTTGGAGAAGAATTGTTCATCctcatttcattcatatatggGGCCATATGAGCATGGTAAATCAAAGGCTGTGAGAGGTCACAGTCTTTCTATTGATTCCGTTTCACAAAAAACTCCATTAAGTTTGGTAACTGAAAGCTACTGGGAAGAGAAGTGGAGAGTTATGCAGAGGGAGGAAGAACTTAGGCAAGATAATTTGAAAAAACTGGTTCCCAGCCAGAAGAAGCGATGGACTGAAAAAGTTAGATTGACCCTATCCAGATCAGAATCCGACCCATCTCCAGCAAAGCGTGAGAATGGCAAAAAGACCCCTAGGTTTACTGTTAGAAGAAATTTGCTGGAAGATCTCTCGAGAGTGCTCAGCTCAGAGGAAGATATTGAGAAATTGGTCTCTCATGAAGACAAAAGCTCTTCAAAAACTGTGGTTAACAAAGATGGTGTCAGTAAGGATCTTACTTCCGCAAATGAAGACAGATGTTTGAATGGAAATCCAGCTGATGAAGAGAACTCACCTGTAAGCTCATATCCAGCAAGTCCTCTGAGTGGGGCAAATGATGATCCTGAATCAGAGAAAAGTAGTGTTGGATCAAATTTATCTGTTGATGAAAATAATGATAATCCAAATGATGTGAATCTACAGAGTGTATCAGAAGGCTCACCTCATCCGGTTTCTGATCCACCTGAGAGTGTGTCTATAGCATCTGAgtcaaccaatcattcaacgaggaattcagTAAcgggaaaagaaagaaaggttCTTTCTGGTAAATTCCCGAGGTTTTGGAAATTGGGATGGAGTGCAGCTGGTGAAGGCACATCGGAGAAGGGGAGCAACGCCCATGACACTACAAAATCTCCCAGGAGTGATATTGGTCAAATTGCAGCAAGCTCTTCTATGGCTGAAACATCCAATTCTGTTAGCTGCAAAGGGGAAACTGTGGACCAGAATAGGACTAGTACTTTGAGGAATCTTGGGGATTCTATGCTTGATCAGATACAG GTAATCGAGTCTGCTTTCCAGCAAGACCATGGCGTTCAACTGGGATCAGTTGAGAACTGTTCAAAAAATACATTAGTTGGCAAAGGACAAGTAACAGCCATTGCAGCTCTCAAGGAGCTTCGGAAAATCAGCAATCTTCTGTCAGAAATGTGA